The sequence GAGCTGGACGACGCGGCGACGGTGATGCTCCAGGCGCTGGCGGACTACCTGGGCATCGCGCGCAACACGTTCAGCGACATGACGGTGGACGGGAACTCCGTGCTGCGGCTCATCCACTACCCGCCGCTGAAGGACCGCTTCATCCCCGGCGGCGTGCGCGCCGCGGAGCACGAGGACATCAACTTCATCACGCTCCTGTGCGAGGGCACGTCGGGCGGCCTGGAGCTGCTCACGCGCGACGGCGAGTGGATCCCCGTGGACACGCTGCGCGGGCAGATCGTCGTGGACTCGGGCGACATGCTGAGCCGGGTGATGAACGGCGTCATCCCGTCCACCACGCACCGGGTGGTGAACCCGCCCAGCACGGAGCAGGACACCGTGCGCTACTCGATGCCCTTCTTCGTGCACCCCTACTCCGACTGCGTGCTGAAGCCGCTGCCGCAGACGGAGACGCCGGACAACCCCGCGCGCCACCCGCCCATCACCGCGGACGCGTTCCTCAAGCAGCGCCTGCGCGAGCTGGGCTTCCTCAAGTAGCCGCCGCGGCAGCGAGCAGTTCCTCCATGGGCACGCGGAAGTGGCGAGTCCCTTCCGCGCCGTGGAGCCAGGGCCCCCGGCCCTTGAGCCACGAGGGCCGCCACGCGCGGCCCGCCTCGTCCGTGAGCTCAACGCGGGCCACGGGGCCCAGGCGCTGGTGGCCCCGGTCGTAGAGCGTGAAGAGCTGGAGCTGGCAGGCGTCGTCGTAGCCGCCCCCGAACAGCACGTGCGTGTCGCTGACGGTGATGGCGTGCGCGCCTCGCACCGGTGAGTCCCAGACCGTGGAGGGCTGACCCGGACGCATGCGCACGAGCGGGAAGTCCGTGTAGCTGTAGAACCAGGTCTCCTGCTCCGAAGCGACGTTGAGCGCGTAGCAGTCCAGGATGCCCAGCTCCCCGGGCAGCGCCATCCGCACGCCGCTCTCCTGCCGCTGTCCCTGCGCATCGAAGCGCACCAGGCCGTCCGCACCGATGGGCGTCCGTGATCCATCACCGCCCCAGCCCCGGTTGCCGATGACGCCCTCGTCGAAGTAGCTGACCCAGACCTGTCCATCGGACGTGGTCTGCACGTCCGCGATGCCGTCCCCCAGGGTCAGCTCGCGCAGCAACGTGCCTTCTGGCGAATAGACGTGGGCGTTGCGCTCGTGCCCAGCCTCCGAGAGGTAGCGGCACCGCGCGTTCACGAGCAGCACCTCGCCCCCCGGAAGCGGTTGGACGTAGTCGAAGTCCGGTGCGCCGCAAGGCAGCGTGAATCGCTCCCAGGTGTCCCAGCCGTCCGCGAAGTGGAGGACTTCGTCGTCTTCCGCGAGCCACCACACGGTGTTGTCGTGCGCCACGCCCCGGGCCTTCACCTTGCGACCAGCGAGTACCTCCGCCGTGTCGACGAATGGGTGCACCTCGACGTGGAGTGTCCTCTTCATGCGCGTCACGGGGCCTCCGGGCACGGCCCCGACGGTGGCACTCCCGGAAGCTGACGGTCCATCACCGGGAGGCTCGCGTGGCCCGAAGGCCAGTGCCATCCTCGCGGCACCGTGGCCACCTCCCTCGACCTGTTCGCCATCCAGCCGCGCGTCACGCTCGACGATTACGCCTCACCGGAGACGTTCGCCGCGCACCACCGGGCGCTCGCCGCCCGCGTGGACGCACTGCGCCCCCGGGATGCCTCGGGCCAGCCGCTGAACCCCGCGCTCGCGGTCTGGCCGGAGATGGTGGGCGCGGCGCTGGGGCTGATGGGGCACCTGCCGCGCGTGCGCAATCGCAAGACGACGAACGGCGCCATGACGCGCGTGGCGCTAGCGGAGTGGCTCGGCATGTTCCGCACATGGAGCGCCTTCCATCCGCCGACGCTGGAGGAATGCCTCTACGCCACGGTGGCGCCCCGCGTGCACCGGGCCATGTACGAGACCTTCTCCGGCATCGCGCGCGACTTCGGATTGTGGGTGGTGGCCGGAAGCGCGCTGCTGCCCACGAACCGCCTGGGCCCGGACACACCCGAGTACCAGCCCGCGGGCGCGCGCACGTTCAACACCAGCTACACGTTCTCACCGGACGGGCGCTGCGTGGGCGTCACGCGAAAGGTGAATCTGGTGCCCACGCAGGAGGACGTGCTGCACCTGAGCCCGGGCCGCCCGGAGGACCTGCCCGTGCTCGACACGCCGTTCGGGAAGCTGGGCACGCTCGTCTGCTACGACGGCTTCCGCGAACCCCACACGTCCGGCGAGCCATACTTCGTGCCCTGCGCGCAGTACCTGGATGCCCTGGGCGTGGAGGTGCTCGCGCAGCCCTCCGCCAACGCGTGGAGCTGGGACGCGCCCTGGGCCTTCAACGCGCCGGGCGAGACGCAGCTGCGCCGCGAGCAGTGGTTCAACGAGGGCCTCTTCACGCAGCTGCGCACCCTGAAGCGCGTGCGCTACGCGGTGAACCCACAGCTCACCGGAGGCTTCTTCGACAACGCCTTCGAGGCCCCCTCGCTCATCCTGGAGCGCCGGGGCCCGGACGACGTGCACGTGCTCGCCCAGTCCGCCGACCCACGCGGCGAGGACGTGCTCCACGTCACGGTGCCCCGTTAGTCTCCCAGCTTCTTCTTGAGCAGCTCGTTGACGAGGCCGGGGTTGCCCTTGCCCTTCATGGCCTTCATCACCTGGCCCACGAAGAAGCCGTACACGCTCTTCTTGCCGGCCTTGTACTTCTCCACCTCGCCCGCGTTCTTCGCGAGGATGTCGTCCACCACCGCCTCGACAGCGCCCACGTCGCTCACCTGCGCGAGGCCCTTCTCCGCGATGATGTCCGCCGGCGCGCGGCCCGTGCGGAACATCTCCCCGAGCACGTCCTTCGCCGCGTTCGCGGACACCGTGCCCTTCTCCACCGTGGCCAGCAGCTCACCCAACTGCGCCGGGGTGAAGCGCAGCGCGGACAGCGGCGTGCCCTCTTCCTTGAGCAGGCGGCTCAGCTCCCCCAGGAACCAGTTGGAGAGCTTCTTCGCGTCGGACACGTGCTTCGCGCAGGCCTCGAAGAAGTCCGCCAGCGGGCGCTCGGCGGTGAGGATGCGCGCGTCGTAGGCCGGCAGGCCGTACTCGCTCATGAAGCGCGTGCGCTTGGCGCGTGGCAGCTCCGGCAGCGACTGCCGCTGCGTGTCCCGCAGCGCGTCCGACACCCGCAGCGGCGGCAGGTCCGGCTCCGGGAAGTAGCGGTAGTCGTGCGCGTCCTCCTTGGAGCGCATGGACCGGGTGACGCCCTTGTTCACGTCCCAGAGGCGCGTCTCCTGGTCCACCTTGCCGCCGGACTCGATGACGTCCACCTGCCGCGCGGCCTCGTACTCGATGGCCTGCTTGAGGAAGCGGAACGAGTTGAGGTTCTTCAGCTCACAGCGCTGGCCGTACGTGGTGGAGCCCTTGGGCATCACCGACACGTTGGCGTCGCAGCGGAAGCTGCCCTCCTCCAGGTTGCCGTCGTTGACGCCCAGGTACACCAGCACGTCGCGCAGCGCCTTGAGGTACTCCACCGCCTCGTCCGCGTCGCGCAGGTCCGGCTCGCTGACGATCTCCATCAGCGGCACGCCGGCGCGGTTCAGGTCCACCAGGCTCTGGCCCGCGGACGCGGACGCGTCGTGCACGCTCTTGCCCGCGTCCTCCTCCAGGTGGATGCGCCGCACGCGCACCGTCTTCTCACCCAACGGCGTGTCGATGACCAGCTCGCCCCACTCGCAGATGGGCTGGTCGTACTGGGTGATCTGGTAGCCCTTGGGCAGGTCCGGGTAGAAGTAGTTCTTCCGGCTCCACACGCTCGTGGGCTTCACCGTGCACCGGAGCGCCAGGCCCGTGCGCACCGCGTACTCCACCACGCGCTGGTTGAGCACCGGCAGCACGCCGGGCATGCCCAGGCACACCGGGCAGGTGTGGTGGTTGGGCTCGGCGCCGAACGCGGTGGAGCAGCCGCAGAAGATCTTGGACTGCGTGAGCAGCTGCGCGTGGACCTCGAGGCCGATGACCGTCTGGAAGTCGCTCAGGGGCATGGCGGTGTCACCCTTGTGTCGCGCCCGCTAGACGGGGGCGGCGCGGCGGAAGAAGTCGTGCTCGCGCTCGAACGCGCGGGCGATTCTCAGCAGGCGGGCCTCATCGAAGGGGCGCCCCAGGAGCTGCATGCCGATGGGCAGCCCGCCTTGCGTGAAGCCGCACGGCACGGACAGGCCGGGCAGGCCCGCCAGGTTGCACGGCAGCGTGTAGACGTCCATGAGGTACATGGACAGCGGGTCGTCCACCTTCGCGCCCAGCTTGAACGCCGGCACCGGCGACGTGGGCGACACGATGGCGTCCACCTGCTGGAACACCTTCGTGAAGTCCTCGCGGATGAGCGTGCGGACCTTCTGCGCGCGCAGGTAGTAGGCGTCGTAGTAGCCGGCGGACAGCGCGTAGGTGCCCAGCATGATGCGGCGCTTCACCTCCGCGCCGAAGCCCTGGCCCCGCGTCTGCGTGTACAGCTCCTTGAGCCCGCGCGCGTCCTTCGCCCGCTGCCCGTAGCGGATGCCGTCGTAGCGCGCCAGGTTGCTGGAGGCCTCCGACGAGGCCAGCAGGTAGTACGTCGCCAGCGCGTACTTCGTGTGCGGCAGCGACACGTCCACCAGCGTCGCGCCCAGCTTCTCCAGCTCCTCCAGCGACGCGCGCAGCGTGCCCGCGACCTCCGGGTCCATGCCCTCCGCGAAGTACTCGCGCGGCACGCCCAGCTTGAGGCCGCGCACGCCGTCCTCCAGGCCCGTGAGGCAGTCCGGCGTCTCCACGTCCGCGGAGGTGGAGTCGAGCGGATCATGCCGCGCGATGAGCTGGAACAGCGCCGCGGTGTCCCCCACCGTGCGCGCCATGGGGCCCGGCTGGTCCAACGACGATGCGAACGCGATGACGCCGTAGCGCGACACGCGGCCGTACGTGGGCTTGAGCCCCACGGTGTTGGTGAGCGCCGCGGGCTGGCGGATGGAGCCGCCCGTGTCGGTGCCCAGCGCGCCGAACACCTCGCGCGCCGCCACCGCCGCCGCCGAGCCACCGGACGAACCGCCCGGCGTGCGCGTCAGGTCCCACGGGTTGTGGGTGGGGAAGTACGCGCTCGACTCGTTGGACGAGCCCATGGCGAACTCGTCCATGTTCAGCTTGCCCACCATCGGCAGGCCCGCTTCCTTCAGCAGGCGCACCACGGTGGCGTCGTAGGGCGGGACGAAGCCCTCCAGGATGCGCGAGCCACAGGTGGTCTCCACGCCCTCCGTGAGGAAGATGTCCTTGAGCCCCACCGGCACGCCGTCGAGCGCGCTCAACGGGCTGCCCGCCTTGCGGCGCGCGTCGCTGGCCTCGGCGGCCTTGAGCGCCCCGGCCTCGTCCACGCGCAGGAAGGCGCGCACCTTCGGGTCCACCTGGGCGATGCGCTGGAGGCTCGCGCGGGTGGCCTCCACGGAGGACACCTCACGCGAAGCCAGCTTCGCCGCCAGCTCCAGCATCGACAGGTCGGTGAGCGACGACATGGCGGGCTACTCCAGAATCTTCGGGACCGCGAAGGCGGTGCCCACCTTCGCCGGCGCGTTGGCGAGCCCTGCTTCCGGGGGCAGCGACGGACGCAGCACGTCCTCGCGCGACAGCGAGGACGCGAGCGTCGCGTGGGAGGTGGGCTCCACCTGGCTCACGTCGAGCGCTTCCAGCTCCGCCACCGCGTCCAGGACCGCGGACAGCTGGGTGGCGTAGCGCTCCTCCTCCTGCGGCGTCAGCGACAGCCGCGCCAGGGTGGCCACGTGCCGGACCTGCTCGAGCGTGAGGGCCATGGGAAGCCTCCTCCGGACTGCTGGGGCTACGTGGACGACGCGGACGGCGTGCGCTTGAACAGGTTGAGGATGGCGCCCATCACCTTGCCGCTGCCCTCGTGGCCGTGCTGCTTGATGACCTGCTCCAGCTCGCCCGCGTCCAGCCAGACGCCGTGGCAGTTGAAGCAGCTCTCCAGCTCCACGTTGCCGTCCTTGAGCGTCTGCAGGTCCATGCCGCACTTGGGGCACTTCATGTAGTGCAGCTGCTTGAGCGACTCGCGCTGCTGGGCGGCCATCTCCTTGGACTGCTGGAGGGCCAGCTTGCGCTTGGCTTCAATCTCCTCGCGCGCGAAGTAGTCGTCTTCGTTGTGGGAGGGCTTGTCGGGGCTCAGGTCGGACATGTTCTTGGGTTCTCCTTGACGGGAGGCACCATACCCTCTCGCCACGCGGACGCGCCCGAAATGTAGGCCCTGCCCCGCCCCCTCGGGGCTCCCTTGGATGCCTGCCGGAAAATTGACCCCGCCCCCTCCCTCCCTATTCTCGCCGGGCGGATTGCTACAGCTCGCTACGCGGCTGGAATCGGGCAGAGGGAACAGGGGTCCATGACAGCGGCAAAGAAGGGTGGCCGGGGCGAGAAGGCGGTGCTCTCCCGGCAGGAGATCGCGACGCGCCGCAAGGCGCTCAACAACAAGAAGATGAAGGCGCCCGGCGCGGCCAGTCCCGCCAAGCGGGCGCTCGTGGGCGTCTTCATCCTGGCCGCCTCGTTGCTGGCCTTGCTGGCGGTCGCCACGTTCGACGCGCATGACCGGGTGGGACCCGGCTTCCACAACGCGGTGGGCCCCACGGGCCACCTCATCGCGGAAGGCCTGCGCGGGGCGCTGGGCGTGTGCGCCTACCTCATCCCCGTGGGTGGCATCTACACCGCCGTGGTGCTCTTCGTGGGCAACCGCGAGCGGCGCCGCCTGCCGCAGATCATCTCCCTGGCGCTGCTCACCTGCAGCGTGTCCGTGCTCGCGCAGCTCATGTTCGCCAAGGACAAGGGCTGGGCCCACCCGCCCGGCGGCGCGCTGGGCGCGAGCCTGGGCGGCCTGATGGAGGGGATGTTCTCCACCGTCGGCACCATCATCCTCGTCACCGCCATCAGCGCGGCCGCGCTCATCGTGGGCACCCAGTACACGTTCTTCAAGCTGTGCTCGCTGGTGTGGGCCGGCCTCACCGTGCTGGGCCGCCGCGTCTCCGAGTCCGCGCACGTCTTCTGGGAGCAGCAGAAGGTCAACTACGCGGCCCGCCAGGAGCGGCTCGCGCAGGAGAAGGAGGAGGAGGCCGCGTTCCTCGCGGAGCTGGAGGCCGAGGAGGAGGAGCTGTCCGAGGCCGAGCGTCTGGCCGAGGAGGCCGAGGCCGCCGAGGCGGAGGCCCTGGCCGAGGAGGCCGTGCGCCTGGCCCGCCAGAACGAGAAGGAGCAGGCCGCCAACGCGAAGAAGGCGCTCAAGGAGCAGAAGGAGCGCGAGAAGCTGGAGAAGAAGCTCACCCGCGACGAGGCGCCGGAAGAGGACGAGCCCGCCTCCGACGAGCAGCCCTCGCTGCCCCCGGAGCGCGCCGAGCGCCGTCCCCCGGGCGCCGACCCCGCCTGGGCCGCGTCCTTCCTCGCGCCCCAGCCGCAGCTGCCCGCCAACGTGGACGGGGCCGAGCCCCCGCGCCGCCCGCGCAAGACGCCCCAGATCGTCACCCCGCCCGCCGCGCCGTCCTCGCCGCCGGTGCCCGCCGCGGCGCTCGCGCCCGTGGTGGCCGAGCCCGCCGCGAAGCCCGTGGCCATGGAGAAGCCGGCCGCCGCCGCTGGGCCGGGCAACGCGCTGGTGCCCGCGCCGCCCTCCGCGCTGGCGCGCATGCCGCTCATCGTGGAGCCCAAGGCGCCGCCCAAGCCCACCGCCGTGTCGAAGCGCCCGCAGGACCAGTTCGAGTTCGTGGGTGACCGCAAGAGCTTCTCGCTGCCCCCGCTGGACGTGCTGGAGGCGGACAAGAAGGAGCGCTCCGCGCTGGACAAGGACGCGTTCCTCGTCACGGCGGAGAAGCTGCGCGCGAAGCTGGCGGACTTCGGCATCGTGGGCGAGGTCGTGGAGATCCGCCCCGGCCCCGTCGTTACCATGTACGAGTTCCTGCCCGGGCCCGGCATCAAGGTCAGCAAGATCGCCGCGCTCCAGGACGACCTGGCCATGGCCATGGAGGCCATGCGCGTGCGCATCGTGGCCCCCATCCCCGGCAAGGGCGTGGTGGGCATCGAGGTCCCCAACCGCGACCGCGAGACGGTGTTCCTCAAGGAGATCGCGGAGCAGGACACGTTCCAGAAGAGCAGCAGCAAGCTCACCATGTGCGTGGGCAAGGACATCG comes from Corallococcus macrosporus and encodes:
- the gatC gene encoding Asp-tRNA(Asn)/Glu-tRNA(Gln) amidotransferase subunit GatC, encoding MALTLEQVRHVATLARLSLTPQEEERYATQLSAVLDAVAELEALDVSQVEPTSHATLASSLSREDVLRPSLPPEAGLANAPAKVGTAFAVPKILE
- a CDS encoding DNA translocase FtsK 4TM domain-containing protein; the encoded protein is MTAAKKGGRGEKAVLSRQEIATRRKALNNKKMKAPGAASPAKRALVGVFILAASLLALLAVATFDAHDRVGPGFHNAVGPTGHLIAEGLRGALGVCAYLIPVGGIYTAVVLFVGNRERRRLPQIISLALLTCSVSVLAQLMFAKDKGWAHPPGGALGASLGGLMEGMFSTVGTIILVTAISAAALIVGTQYTFFKLCSLVWAGLTVLGRRVSESAHVFWEQQKVNYAARQERLAQEKEEEAAFLAELEAEEEELSEAERLAEEAEAAEAEALAEEAVRLARQNEKEQAANAKKALKEQKEREKLEKKLTRDEAPEEDEPASDEQPSLPPERAERRPPGADPAWAASFLAPQPQLPANVDGAEPPRRPRKTPQIVTPPAAPSSPPVPAAALAPVVAEPAAKPVAMEKPAAAAGPGNALVPAPPSALARMPLIVEPKAPPKPTAVSKRPQDQFEFVGDRKSFSLPPLDVLEADKKERSALDKDAFLVTAEKLRAKLADFGIVGEVVEIRPGPVVTMYEFLPGPGIKVSKIAALQDDLAMAMEAMRVRIVAPIPGKGVVGIEVPNRDRETVFLKEIAEQDTFQKSSSKLTMCVGKDIEGMPYVFDLVKAPHLLIAGTTGSGKSVAVNSMIMSILLKATPEEVRFIMVDPKMLELSVYEGIPHLLLPVVTDPKKAALALRWAVEEMERRYQMLSEAGVRNIAGFNKLVETQASEEKPAPAPAAKKKAKPKKMFVVDVEGSTVPAPASASDGLGVAAPREDDEDLREAIVSEPAPNMEADGEEDAEFEEDGEESTPAEAASPEKKELKKLPYIVVIIDELADLMMVASREVETYVARLAQMARAAGIHLMVATQRPSTDVVTGIIKANFPTRISFMLRSKPDSMTILGTVGAEALLGMGDMLIMPPTSAHLQRVHGAYVSEHEIKKAVDHLKAQGKPVFDESILKPRDEEGEGGGGEEDELSDELYDQALAAVSEMRSVSISMLQRKMRIGYNRAARMIERMERDGVVGPADGAKPREVLLRGLGDMPGAGAM
- the gatB gene encoding Asp-tRNA(Asn)/Glu-tRNA(Gln) amidotransferase subunit GatB, which produces MPLSDFQTVIGLEVHAQLLTQSKIFCGCSTAFGAEPNHHTCPVCLGMPGVLPVLNQRVVEYAVRTGLALRCTVKPTSVWSRKNYFYPDLPKGYQITQYDQPICEWGELVIDTPLGEKTVRVRRIHLEEDAGKSVHDASASAGQSLVDLNRAGVPLMEIVSEPDLRDADEAVEYLKALRDVLVYLGVNDGNLEEGSFRCDANVSVMPKGSTTYGQRCELKNLNSFRFLKQAIEYEAARQVDVIESGGKVDQETRLWDVNKGVTRSMRSKEDAHDYRYFPEPDLPPLRVSDALRDTQRQSLPELPRAKRTRFMSEYGLPAYDARILTAERPLADFFEACAKHVSDAKKLSNWFLGELSRLLKEEGTPLSALRFTPAQLGELLATVEKGTVSANAAKDVLGEMFRTGRAPADIIAEKGLAQVSDVGAVEAVVDDILAKNAGEVEKYKAGKKSVYGFFVGQVMKAMKGKGNPGLVNELLKKKLGD
- a CDS encoding zf-TFIIB domain-containing protein; translated protein: MSDLSPDKPSHNEDDYFAREEIEAKRKLALQQSKEMAAQQRESLKQLHYMKCPKCGMDLQTLKDGNVELESCFNCHGVWLDAGELEQVIKQHGHEGSGKVMGAILNLFKRTPSASST
- a CDS encoding isopenicillin N synthase family dioxygenase; translated protein: MSRSARRIPTVNLSHYRSGTPDERARFVQVFGDALKEFGFVTVEGHGVDDALIRRTYTDVERFFQLPESTKTRYAVPERPGQRGFMAFGQEHAKNRKVGDMKEFWHVGRELPAGHPYLEDYGANVWPEEVPTFRTNTLTLYRELDDAATVMLQALADYLGIARNTFSDMTVDGNSVLRLIHYPPLKDRFIPGGVRAAEHEDINFITLLCEGTSGGLELLTRDGEWIPVDTLRGQIVVDSGDMLSRVMNGVIPSTTHRVVNPPSTEQDTVRYSMPFFVHPYSDCVLKPLPQTETPDNPARHPPITADAFLKQRLRELGFLK
- the gatA gene encoding Asp-tRNA(Asn)/Glu-tRNA(Gln) amidotransferase subunit GatA; amino-acid sequence: MSSLTDLSMLELAAKLASREVSSVEATRASLQRIAQVDPKVRAFLRVDEAGALKAAEASDARRKAGSPLSALDGVPVGLKDIFLTEGVETTCGSRILEGFVPPYDATVVRLLKEAGLPMVGKLNMDEFAMGSSNESSAYFPTHNPWDLTRTPGGSSGGSAAAVAAREVFGALGTDTGGSIRQPAALTNTVGLKPTYGRVSRYGVIAFASSLDQPGPMARTVGDTAALFQLIARHDPLDSTSADVETPDCLTGLEDGVRGLKLGVPREYFAEGMDPEVAGTLRASLEELEKLGATLVDVSLPHTKYALATYYLLASSEASSNLARYDGIRYGQRAKDARGLKELYTQTRGQGFGAEVKRRIMLGTYALSAGYYDAYYLRAQKVRTLIREDFTKVFQQVDAIVSPTSPVPAFKLGAKVDDPLSMYLMDVYTLPCNLAGLPGLSVPCGFTQGGLPIGMQLLGRPFDEARLLRIARAFEREHDFFRRAAPV
- a CDS encoding nitrilase-related carbon-nitrogen hydrolase, with protein sequence MATSLDLFAIQPRVTLDDYASPETFAAHHRALAARVDALRPRDASGQPLNPALAVWPEMVGAALGLMGHLPRVRNRKTTNGAMTRVALAEWLGMFRTWSAFHPPTLEECLYATVAPRVHRAMYETFSGIARDFGLWVVAGSALLPTNRLGPDTPEYQPAGARTFNTSYTFSPDGRCVGVTRKVNLVPTQEDVLHLSPGRPEDLPVLDTPFGKLGTLVCYDGFREPHTSGEPYFVPCAQYLDALGVEVLAQPSANAWSWDAPWAFNAPGETQLRREQWFNEGLFTQLRTLKRVRYAVNPQLTGGFFDNAFEAPSLILERRGPDDVHVLAQSADPRGEDVLHVTVPR